TAACATCGTCAATCGCCTTTTTTTGGTCAGGTGTCACTTCGAATGGAAAACTTTCTTCAAATTCCTCTTGCCAAACCGTATCTTTTTGATAAATAAATCCAGTTTGCCTTTTTCTTCTAGCTTGAATTTTTATAAGTTCAGCTGCAAATTTTTGAATATCCTCTTCCAATTTTTTTCGTTTTCTTTTAAATCCAGAAGTTCCCAGACGAAATAATTTTGGCTCTAAATCGCTAGAAATATATTTTTCAAGCCTGTCCAATTTTTCAACTGGAATGTATAAAATATCTTCATCAGCATATTTTACTTTTAAATAATCTTTCTCGTCTATGGTCTGAATTCCTTTATAAATTCCAACTCCATACTGAATGTGAATTACATAGTCGTCTACTAGAATTTGATTCAACTTTTTATATTTTATAGATTTTTTTACTTTTTTAGAATTTTCATAAATATAGCCATCAAGTTCTCTATCCGTCAAAACAAAAATTTTATTTTTTTCACTCAAAAATCCTTCAAATAATTCAAAATTTGAAACAAAGAAATTATTTTGATTTTTTTTCAAAATTTGATTATAATCAGAAAGTTTTTTTTCATAATTTTTTGTTTGAATAAAAATTTTATTTTTATTTGCCAATTTTTCCAGCTTCTCTTTATTTTTAAAAGTTTCTAATTGTTCTTTGCTAAAATTTTTAGCTAAAACAAAAAAACTTTTTTTCTTCAAATTTTCGTATCTTTTTCGGTATAAATTTTCTTTATCGCGATTCAACAAAATATATTCTTCCAATTTGTAGTCAACCAATTCTTCATTTTCAGTAACAATCAAAACATCGTCATTATTTATTTCCGAAATCATTTCGACTAGCTCAAATTTATTTCCACTCAAAATATTTCCAAAAATTTTAATTTCTTCAATTTTTTCAATCGAAATCTGGCTGTCAACTTCAAAAAATCTAATACTTTCAAGTTCATCACCAAAAAATTCAAATCTCACTGGATTTTCCAAATCTGGCGGAAAAATATCGACAATGTCCCCTCTTTGACTAAACTGTCCCTTTTTTTCAACTAAATAAGAACTTTCATATCCATTTTTTAAAAAAAGTTTTTTATTTCCGAAAATTTATATTCACTTCCAATTTTAAATTTAAAAAAATTTACTTTTTCAAAAAAAATATCAAGCGCAATTTGTAAATTCATAAATAAAATAAATTTATTTTGATTTTTCAAAATATCAAGCATTTTTACATTAATTCCAACAATGTCTTCTTTAGTTTGTGAAATATTTTCAAAAATGTCGATATATTTTTTATTTTT
This genomic stretch from Leptotrichia sp. oral taxon 218 harbors:
- a CDS encoding DEAD/DEAH box helicase; its protein translation is MFGNKKLFLKNGYESSYLVEKKGQFSQRGDIVDIFPPDLENPVRFEFFGDELESIRFFEVDSQISIEKIEEIKIFGNILSGNKFELVEMISEINNDDVLIVTENEELVDYKLEEYILLNRDKENLYRKRYENLKKKSFFVLAKNFSKEQLETFKNKEKLEKLANKNKIFIQTKNYEKKLSDYNQILKKNQNNFFVSNFELFEGFLSEKNKIFVLTDRELDGYIYENSKKVKKSIKYKKLNQILVDDYVIHIQYGVGIYKGIQTIDEKDYLKVKYADEDILYIPVEKLDRLEKYISSDLEPKLFRLGTSGFKRKRKKLEEDIQKFAAELIKIQARRKRQTGFIYQKDTVWQEEFEESFPFEVTPDQKKAIDDVKSDMESPKIMDRLVCGDVGYGKTEVAMRSAFKAIDNGKQVILVAPTTILAQQHFERFKKRFENYPIVVENLSRLTKSKSGEILKNLKNGAVDLVIGTHRLLSDDVVFNNLGLLIIDEEQKFGVKAKEKLKEKKINWMF